A part of Ziziphus jujuba cultivar Dongzao chromosome 8, ASM3175591v1 genomic DNA contains:
- the LOC132805144 gene encoding pullulanase 1, chloroplastic-like yields MSIEDGHDGLPRLSQVDPIYSYIVVIINSCPSEISFLSPVLRARTLQLHPIQLTSTDYAVKDSTYETSTGCFNVPARTTSVFVELRKI; encoded by the exons ATGAGCATTGAAGATGGTCATGATGGCTTGCCGAGGTTATCCCAAGTGGATCCAAT ATACTCGTACATTGTTGTTATCATCAATTCATGTCCAAGTGAGATTTCTTTTTTGAGTCCTGTATTGAGGGCTAGAACTCTCCAACTACATCCTATACAG CTGACGTCAACTGATTACGCAGTCAAGGATTCTACATATGAAACTTCCACGGGGTGTTTCAATGTACCTGCAAGGACAACATCTGTGTTTGTCGAACTTCGGAAAATTTGA